The Lycium barbarum isolate Lr01 chromosome 12, ASM1917538v2, whole genome shotgun sequence genome includes a region encoding these proteins:
- the LOC132622651 gene encoding inositol hexakisphosphate and diphosphoinositol-pentakisphosphate kinase VIP2 isoform X2 produces the protein MRSGVEKSGNLGGYCHQSERKKEKKKMKKEKKAKKIVIGVCVMEKKVFSAPMGEILERLQCFGEFEVVYFGDKAILEDPIESWPLCDCLIAFYSSGYPLKKAEAYAALRKPFLVNELEPQYLLHDRRKVYERLEMFGIPVPRYACVHREVPYQHVDYFVEDDDFVEVHGNRFWKPFVEKPVNADDHRIMIYYPSSAGGGMKELFRKVGNRSSEFHPEIRRVRREGSYIYEEFMPTGGTDVKVYTVGPDYAHAEARKSPVVDGVVMRNPDGKEVRYPVLLTPAEKQMAREVCIAFRQAVCGFDLLRSEGRSYVCDVNGWSFVKNSYKYYDDAACVLWKMFLDAKAPHLSSTIPPTLPWKVSEPVQPSEGLTRVGSGLIGTFGQSEELRCVVAIVRHGDRTPKQKVKLKVTEEKLLNLMLKYNGGKPRSETKLKTAVQLQDLLDATRALVPRSRPGRESDSEAEDIEHAEKLRQVKAVLEEGGHFSGIYRKVQLKPLKWAKVAKSNGEGEERPVEALMILKYGGVLTHAGRKQAEELGRYFRNNMYPGEGTGLLRLHSTYRHDLKIYSSDEGRVQMSAAAFAKGLLDLEGQLTPILVSLVSKDSSMLDGLDNASIEMEDAKARLNDIITSGTKILHNNGSAEKPWMVDGAGLPPNASELLPELVKFTKKVTEQVRLLAKDEDEELAEASPYDVIPPYDQARALGKTNIDVDRIAAGLPCGSEGFLLMYARWRKLERDLYNERKDRFDITQIPDVYDSCKYDLLHNSHLNLGGLNELFKVAQVLADGVIPNEYGINPEQKLKIGSKIARRLLGKIMIDLRNTREEALSVAELKGSQDNLAMNKTTKEDTEYHTKPNTRNEESRRTSFNSERSMDQDDDDDKETKYRLDPKYANVRTPERHVRTRLYFTSESHIHSLMNVLRYCNLDESLQGEDSLVCDNALDRLFRTKELDYMSHIVLRMFENTEVALEDPKRFRIEMTFSRGADLSPLKVNDEIAASLHQEHTLPIMGPERLQEVGSYLTLANMEKLIRPFAMPAEDFPPPSTPQGFSGYFSKSASVLERLAKIWPFHKHGNSNGK, from the exons ATGAGAAGTGGGGTTGAGAAAAGTGGAAATCTTGGAGGTTATTGTCATCAGTCagagagaaagaaagagaaaaagaagatgaagaaaGAGAAGAAGGCAAAGAAGATTGTAATTGGTGTTTGTGTAATGGAAAAGAAG GTCTTTTCAGCACCAATGGGAGAGATTCTTGAAAGGCTGCAATGTTTTGGTGAATTTGAG GTTGTGTACTTTGGGGACAAAGCTATTCTTGAGGATCCAATTGAGAG CTGGCCGTTATGCGATTGCTTGATTGCCTTCTACTCCAGTGGATATCCTTTGAAGAAGGCAGAAGCATATGCTGCATTAAGAAA GCCTTTCCTTGTGAATGAATTGGAACCACAATACCTTCTTCATGATCGGAGGAAAGTATACGAG CGTCTTGAAATGTTTGGGATCCCTGTGCCAAGGTATGCTTGCGTTCACAGAGAAGTACCTTACCAACATGTGGATTATTTTGTTGAAGATGACGACTTTGTTGAAGTTCATGGGAATCGCTTTTGGAAACCTTTTGTGGAAAAGCCTGTAAATG CTGATGACCACAGAATAATGATTTACTATCCCAGTTCAGCTGGCGGGGGAATGAAAGAATTGTTTCGGAAG GTCGGTAACCGCTCAAGTGAGTTCCATCCAGAGATTAGAAGAGTAAGACGTGAAGGATCCTACATATATGAGGAATTCATGCCCACAGGAGGAACAGACGTTAAG GTGTATACAGTTGGTCCAGATTATGCACATGCAGAGGCAAGGAAATCTCCTGTTGTTGATGGTGTTGTTATGAGAAATCCTGACGGAAAAGAA GTTCGGTATCCTGTTCTACTTACCCCTGCAGAAAAGCAAATGGCTAGAGAAGTTTGCATAGCCTTTAGGCAAGCA GTTTGTGGCTTCGATCTATTGCGTAGTGAGGGACGTTCATATGTTTGTGATGTGAATGGCTGGAGCTTTGTGAAGAACTCTTACAA GTACTACGATGATGCTGCTTGTGTGTTGTGGAAGATGTTTCTAGATGCAAAAGCTCCACATCTTTCATCGACAATCCCACCAACTCTACCGTGGAAAGTCAGTGAACCAGTTCAGCCTTCTGAGGGGTTAACACGTGTAGGAAGTGGGCTGATCGGCACATTTGGACAATCAGAGGAGCTACGATGTGTAGTTGCAATTGTTCGGCA TGGTGATCGAACTCCAAAACAGAAAGTGAAGTTGAAGGTTACTGAGGAAAAACTTTTAAATCTGATGTTAAAGTACAATGGCGGTAAACCTAGATCAGAG ACAAAGCTTAAAACTGCTGTGCAATTGCAAGATCTTTTGGATGCCACCAGAGCCCTAGTGCCACGTTCTAG GCCTGGTCGGGAAAGTGATAGTGAAGCTGAAGACATTGAGCATGCTGAGAAACTTCGTCAAGTAAAAGCTGTCCTTGAGGAG GGGGGGCATTTTTCTGGTATTTATAGAAAGGTTCAGCTAAAGCCACTAAAATGGGCTAAAGTTGCAAAGTCAAATGGTGAAGGTGAAGAACGGCCTGTTGAAGCTCTTATGATTCTAAAATACGGGGGCGTTCTCACTCACGCTGGCAGAAAGCAG GCTGAAGAGCTTGGAAGATACTTCCGGAATAACATGTATCCAG GTGAAGGTACAGGCCTCCTTCGCCTCCATAGTACATATCGCCATGACCTAAAAATATACAGTTCCGATGAGGGCCGTGTGCAG ATGTCTGCAGCTGCTTTCGCCAAAGGTCTACTTGACTTGGAAGGACAATTAACACCAATCCTG GTGTCACTGGTTAGCAAGGATTCTTCCATGCTTGATGGACTTGACAATGCCAGTATCGAAATGGAAGATGCTAAG GCAAGGTTGAACGACATAATTACTTCTGGAACAAAGATACTTCATAACAATGGATCAGCTGAGAAACCTTGGATGGTTGATGGAGCAGGACTCCCTCCTAATGCATCTGAACTTCTACCTGAATTG GTGAAATTTACTAAGAAGGTGACAGAGCAAGTGAGGCTTCTTGCTAAGGATGAGGATGAAGAACTTGCCGAGGCAAGCCCATATGATGTAATCCCGCCTTATGATCAAGCTAGAGCGCTTGGTAAAACAAATATTGATGTTGATCGTATTGCTGCGGGTTTACCTTGTGGTAGCGAGGGGTTTCTACTCATGTATGCAAGATGGAGAAAACTAGAGAGGGATTTATATAACGAACGGAAAGA TCGTTTTGATATCACGCAAATTCCAGATGTTTATGACTCGTGCAA GTATGATCTTTTGCACAATTCACATCTGAATCTAGGGGGCTTGAATGAACTTTTTAAGGTTGCTCAG GTACTTGCAGATGGTGTTATTCCAAATGAATATGGGATAAATCCAGAGCAGAAGTTAAAGATTGGATCAAAG ATTGCTCGCCGCTTGTTGGGTAAAATTATGATTGATCTAAGGAATACCCGTGAAGAAGCTCTAAGCGTGGCTGAGTTGAAAGGTAGTCAAGACAATTTGGCTATGAATAAGACAACAAAGGAAGATACAGAGTATCATACCAAGCCTAACACTCGGAATGAAGAGTCTAGAAGAACTAGCTTCAATAGTGAGAGATCTATGGAtcaagatgatgatgatgacaaagAGACAAAGTACCGCTTAGATCCAAA GTATGCAAATGTCAGAACACCTGAAAGACATGTGCGAACACGACTGTACTTCACATCA GAGTCGCATATTCATTCCTTGATGAATGTTCTTCGTTATTGCAACCTGGATGAGTCTCTTCAAGGAGAGGACAGCCTTGTGTGCGACAATGCTTTGGATCGCCTGTTCAGAACCAAGGAGCTGGATTACATGAGTCATATTGTACTGAGGATGTTCGAGAACACTGAG GTGGCTCTGGAAGACCCTAAAAGGTTCCGCATAGAGATGACTTTTAGCCGTGGCGCCGATCTGTCACCACTGAAG GTAAATGATGAGATAGCTGCTTCATTGCATCAAGAGCACACACTGCCAATTATGGGTCCTGAAAGGCTTCAAGAAGTTGGTTCATATCTTACGTTAGCAAACATGGAAAAACTAATTCGTCCATTTGCCATGCCGGCTGAAGATTTCCCACCACCGTCAACTCCTCAAGGGTTCTCTGGATATTTCTCGAAAAGTGCATCGGTTCTAGAGCGCCTGGCAAAAATTTGGCCCTTCCACAAGCATGGGAACAGTAATGGGAAGTAG